The Argonema galeatum A003/A1 genome includes a window with the following:
- a CDS encoding phosphoketolase has protein sequence MTATTPKAISIPDFCEGIQYFGEALPNFETYGAKSAIAEGSVGISDPTDQAAVYQTLLFADALRYLTLQVTGSKASGHPGGFASQAEAYAALVMLGYKNIITEVGHHAPGFYSAMFLDRSLEDMGISTVQQLRDRYREKHGLLGHLSGYIPGILAPAGPLGQGQHFAMAAALLHKDKLFPFTMGDGGMGEPYPMSSMAHFHTAYPSATNFLPVLVWNGFSQEHHSMVSTKTNEEMLAYWHGNGFEEVILVNAKDFDDKNQTGDYVDSTAFSFEQRLAFTKAVLAGIDKAAKSALGGKLTAFIIKQLKGAGVHARGAKSHNLYPKDTLDAPHIIDALKGRALSASAWQLVRTNCERAGGGPAAKTAVTESVLPLPELGELPLEEYAVGGDPKVSTTAMGRLVGKVGECDRTFLVTNADGNEASGIANINQALKIIHPTTDDLYNQSPNGQVYEPLSEDACAGLAVGLSLMGARSLWCSYESFAINGLPIWQTVTQAMAELRRPTPATITLYTAGALEQGRNGWTHQRPEVEAYFAAMMRNGNVFPLFPTDANSIQVCYDWALTTKNKGIVITASKSPLPIRTTFEQTRQGLKDGAIVLQEIEPAQTNLNEGTSKKVVFAVVGDMTLMPVFEAAAFLEGEGIGVKIVSIINPRRLYRPHDVAWDTCSEPDGGFLDDAKFAEIFGGDALIGVTGGASGMLEPIMLRSNAKRDTFAWKRGETTASAGELMAFNGLTAEALTKRAIELVH, from the coding sequence CTGACCAAGCTGCTGTCTACCAAACTTTACTGTTTGCAGATGCCCTCCGCTATCTTACTCTGCAAGTGACAGGAAGTAAAGCTTCTGGACACCCAGGCGGTTTTGCCAGCCAAGCGGAAGCTTATGCTGCTTTGGTGATGCTGGGATATAAGAATATTATCACAGAAGTTGGACACCACGCCCCTGGTTTTTATAGTGCGATGTTCCTCGATCGCTCTTTGGAGGACATGGGTATTTCTACGGTACAACAATTGCGCGATCGCTATCGGGAAAAGCACGGACTCCTGGGCCACCTATCCGGCTACATCCCCGGTATTCTCGCACCTGCTGGCCCGCTCGGTCAAGGTCAGCACTTTGCAATGGCAGCTGCTTTATTGCACAAAGACAAACTTTTCCCCTTCACGATGGGTGATGGCGGGATGGGCGAACCTTACCCGATGAGCAGTATGGCACATTTCCACACCGCTTATCCCAGCGCGACTAACTTTTTGCCTGTGTTGGTTTGGAATGGTTTCAGCCAGGAACATCATAGCATGGTTTCCACCAAAACCAATGAGGAAATGCTTGCTTATTGGCACGGTAATGGTTTTGAAGAAGTTATCTTAGTGAATGCCAAAGATTTTGACGATAAAAACCAAACCGGCGATTATGTTGATAGCACTGCTTTCTCTTTTGAACAGCGCCTCGCTTTCACCAAAGCTGTGTTAGCTGGTATTGACAAAGCGGCGAAATCTGCACTTGGCGGCAAACTCACGGCATTTATCATCAAACAATTGAAAGGTGCGGGAGTTCACGCACGGGGAGCAAAATCTCACAATCTTTATCCCAAAGATACTTTAGATGCGCCGCATATTATAGATGCGTTGAAAGGTCGTGCTTTATCAGCGTCAGCTTGGCAATTGGTGCGAACAAATTGCGAACGGGCTGGTGGTGGCCCTGCTGCCAAAACAGCGGTAACGGAATCTGTATTACCGTTGCCAGAATTAGGTGAATTGCCTTTGGAAGAATATGCTGTGGGTGGAGATCCGAAAGTTTCAACAACAGCAATGGGTCGATTAGTTGGGAAAGTGGGAGAATGCGATCGCACTTTTTTAGTCACCAACGCTGACGGAAACGAAGCATCTGGAATTGCCAACATCAACCAGGCATTAAAGATTATTCACCCTACCACAGATGACTTATACAATCAATCTCCAAACGGACAAGTTTACGAACCTTTGAGTGAAGATGCTTGTGCGGGATTAGCTGTTGGTTTATCCTTGATGGGTGCAAGGAGTTTGTGGTGTTCCTACGAATCTTTTGCCATCAACGGTTTACCAATTTGGCAAACTGTCACGCAAGCGATGGCAGAATTGCGCCGTCCAACTCCTGCCACTATTACTTTATACACAGCCGGTGCATTAGAGCAAGGGCGCAACGGTTGGACGCACCAACGCCCGGAAGTTGAAGCATATTTCGCCGCGATGATGCGAAATGGCAATGTGTTCCCATTATTCCCCACCGATGCTAACAGTATCCAAGTTTGTTATGACTGGGCATTGACAACAAAAAATAAGGGAATTGTGATTACTGCCAGTAAGTCACCATTGCCAATTCGTACCACATTTGAACAAACTCGTCAAGGGTTAAAAGATGGTGCGATCGTATTGCAAGAAATCGAACCCGCCCAAACAAATCTTAACGAAGGAACGAGTAAGAAAGTTGTGTTTGCAGTTGTTGGCGATATGACTCTAATGCCAGTATTTGAAGCAGCAGCTTTCTTGGAAGGTGAAGGTATCGGCGTGAAGATTGTTTCTATTATCAATCCTCGCCGTTTGTATCGTCCCCACGATGTTGCTTGGGATACTTGTTCTGAACCTGATGGTGGATTTTTGGATGATGCTAAATTCGCAGAAATCTTTGGTGGTGATGCACTAATTGGTGTCACTGGTGGCGCGAGTGGAATGTTAGAACCAATTATGTTGAGAAGTAACGCCAAACGCGATACTTTCGCATGGAAACGTGGGGAAACAACTGCAAGTGCTGGTGAGTTAATGGCGTTTAATGGATTGACTGCGGAAGCGTTGACGAAACGTGCGATCGAGTTAGTGCATTAA